One uncultured Alphaproteobacteria bacterium genomic region harbors:
- a CDS encoding ThiJ/PfpI domain protein: MARPRILMVLTSTARMGTDGEPTGLWLEEFTTPYWAFVDAGAEVTVASTAGGKVPVDPRSLADEPPPESVARLRAEAPGLLDDTAAVDVLDPLAYDAVFLPGGHGTMWDLPRSAALAGLIGAAWRNGKVVAAVCHGPAGLIAARDAEGEPLVAGRRVTAFTNAEERAAGLAEAVPFLLESKLAEQGALFEAADPFQPHAIADGRLITGQNPASSGPAAQLVLDALGASVW, translated from the coding sequence ATGGCCCGACCCCGCATTCTCATGGTTCTCACCTCCACCGCCCGGATGGGCACGGACGGCGAGCCCACCGGCCTCTGGCTCGAGGAATTCACCACCCCGTACTGGGCGTTCGTGGACGCCGGGGCGGAGGTGACGGTGGCGTCGACCGCGGGCGGCAAGGTGCCCGTCGACCCGCGATCCCTCGCCGACGAACCGCCGCCCGAGAGCGTCGCCCGCCTCCGCGCCGAGGCTCCCGGCCTGCTCGACGACACCGCCGCGGTCGACGTCCTCGATCCGCTCGCCTACGACGCGGTGTTCCTCCCCGGCGGCCACGGCACGATGTGGGACCTGCCGCGCAGCGCGGCGCTCGCCGGGCTGATCGGCGCGGCATGGCGCAACGGCAAGGTGGTGGCGGCGGTGTGCCATGGCCCGGCGGGCCTGATCGCGGCGCGCGACGCCGAGGGCGAACCGCTGGTGGCGGGCCGGCGCGTCACCGCCTTCACCAACGCCGAGGAACGGGCGGCGGGACTCGCCGAGGCGGTGCCGTTCCTGCTGGAATCGAAGCTGGCGGAGCAGGGCGCATTGTTCGAGGCGGCCGACCCCTTCCAGCCCCACGCGATCGCCGACGGCCGCCTGATCACCGGGCAGAACCCGGCGTCGTCGGGACCGGCGGCGCAGCTCGTGCTCGACGCGCTCGGCGCTTCTGTCTGGTAG
- a CDS encoding conserved exported hypothetical protein (Evidence 4 : Homologs of previously reported genes of unknown function) — translation MRTPSVSAFARTVRVVLGGLVVLAVVAPPPAAAQDESPARKWNLPYVPYEGQDGKDVVWVPTPEALVEKMLDIAEARPGETLVDLGSGDGRTVIAAARRGLDARGIEYNPDLVDYARKRAAEAGVGDRARFENADIFESDFSDAQVITLFLLPSLNERLRPEILKLKPGTRIVSNTFGMGDWPVDDMAEVGDDCSAWCTALLWVVPASVEGEWRVGDRVLKLDQKFQLVEGALGDRPISLGRVWGEDVTFVVDGVHYTGTVNGRTIEGTTSKGGSWSATRS, via the coding sequence ATGCGCACTCCATCGGTCTCCGCGTTCGCGCGGACTGTTCGCGTAGTCCTCGGCGGTCTCGTGGTTCTGGCGGTCGTCGCCCCGCCGCCCGCCGCGGCGCAGGACGAAAGCCCGGCCCGGAAATGGAATCTCCCCTACGTGCCCTACGAGGGCCAGGACGGCAAGGACGTCGTCTGGGTGCCGACGCCGGAGGCGCTGGTCGAGAAGATGCTCGACATCGCCGAGGCGCGCCCGGGCGAGACCCTCGTCGATCTCGGCTCGGGCGACGGCCGTACCGTGATCGCCGCCGCCCGGCGCGGCCTCGACGCCCGCGGCATCGAATACAATCCCGATCTCGTCGACTACGCCCGCAAGCGCGCCGCCGAGGCGGGCGTCGGCGACCGCGCCCGATTCGAGAACGCCGACATCTTCGAAAGCGACTTCTCCGACGCGCAGGTGATCACCCTGTTCCTCCTGCCGAGTCTCAACGAACGTCTGCGGCCGGAGATTCTCAAGCTCAAGCCCGGCACCCGCATCGTCTCCAACACCTTCGGCATGGGCGACTGGCCGGTGGACGACATGGCGGAGGTCGGCGACGACTGCTCCGCCTGGTGCACCGCGCTGCTGTGGGTGGTGCCCGCGTCGGTCGAGGGCGAATGGCGGGTCGGCGACCGCGTCCTCAAGCTCGACCAGAAGTTCCAGCTCGTCGAGGGGGCGCTCGGCGACCGGCCGATCAGCCTCGGCCGGGTGTGGGGCGAGGACGTGACGTTCGTCGTCGACGGGGTGCACTATACCGGCACCGTCAACGGCCGCACGATCGAGGGAACAACCTCCAAGGGCGGCTCCTGGTCCGCGACGCGCTCATGA
- a CDS encoding Amino acid transporter, whose product MSAAGNEAPRASLSVADGVAMLVGIVVGIGIFKTPQMVAANVDSEFGFVAAWLAGGVVTLVGALVYAELGSAYPSTGGEYAFLSRAFGRGVGLLFAWARLTVIQTGAIALVAFVFGDYAQRVLPLGRWGPTVYAASAIAAFTAVNFTGSPQGRGVQRLFTAVTVVAVLAIAALGLAGGPAQPPPPAQTGGGAAGLAMVFILLTYGGWNEAAYISGELRDVRRAIARVLVLGCGAVTLLYVIVNLAFLRTLGLEGLRASDAVAADAMHALLGGAGATVLDLTVCCAALSTLNATIFTGARLYYAIGRDLPGLARFDRWDARGNTPANALLLQSATALLLVGFGAATRGGFEAMVAYTAPVFWLFLLLVGVSLFVLRRRGAAEPGRFRVPFYPVTPLLFCLTCGYLLYASVVYAGLGSLVGVAVLALGLPLVLVRARAPATQPGE is encoded by the coding sequence ATGAGCGCGGCGGGGAACGAGGCTCCCCGCGCCAGCCTCTCGGTGGCCGACGGCGTCGCGATGCTGGTCGGCATCGTCGTCGGCATCGGTATCTTCAAAACCCCGCAGATGGTCGCCGCCAACGTCGACAGCGAGTTCGGATTCGTCGCGGCCTGGCTTGCGGGCGGCGTCGTGACCCTGGTGGGCGCGCTGGTCTATGCCGAACTCGGCTCCGCCTATCCCAGCACCGGCGGCGAATACGCCTTCCTCAGCCGCGCGTTCGGGCGCGGCGTCGGCCTGCTGTTCGCCTGGGCGCGGCTGACGGTGATCCAGACCGGCGCGATCGCGCTCGTCGCCTTCGTGTTCGGCGATTACGCCCAGCGGGTGCTGCCGCTCGGCCGCTGGGGGCCGACGGTCTACGCGGCGTCGGCGATCGCGGCGTTCACCGCCGTCAACTTCACCGGTTCGCCGCAGGGGCGCGGCGTGCAGCGGCTGTTCACCGCCGTCACCGTGGTCGCGGTGCTGGCGATCGCGGCGCTCGGGTTGGCGGGCGGGCCGGCGCAGCCGCCGCCACCGGCACAGACCGGCGGCGGCGCGGCGGGGCTGGCGATGGTGTTCATCCTCCTCACCTACGGCGGTTGGAACGAGGCCGCCTACATCTCCGGCGAACTCCGCGACGTGCGCCGCGCCATCGCGCGCGTCCTGGTGCTCGGCTGCGGCGCGGTGACGCTGCTCTACGTGATCGTCAACCTCGCGTTCCTGCGCACCCTCGGACTGGAGGGCCTGCGCGCGTCCGACGCGGTGGCGGCGGATGCGATGCACGCGCTCCTCGGCGGGGCCGGCGCGACGGTGCTCGACCTCACCGTCTGTTGCGCCGCGCTCAGCACCCTCAACGCGACGATCTTCACCGGCGCGCGGCTCTACTACGCGATCGGTCGCGATCTGCCCGGCCTCGCGCGCTTCGACCGTTGGGACGCACGCGGCAACACCCCCGCCAACGCGCTGTTGCTGCAGAGCGCCACCGCCCTGCTGCTGGTGGGCTTCGGTGCGGCGACCCGCGGCGGCTTCGAGGCGATGGTCGCCTACACCGCGCCGGTGTTCTGGCTGTTTCTGCTCCTGGTCGGGGTGTCGCTGTTCGTGCTGCGGCGGCGCGGCGCGGCCGAGCCCGGGCGTTTCCGCGTGCCGTTCTACCCGGTCACGCCGCTGCTGTTCTGCCTCACCTGCGGATATCTTCTGTACGCGAGCGTGGTCTACGCCGGACTCGGGTCGCTGGTCGGGGTGGCGGTATTGGCGCTGGGGCTGCCATTGGTGCTGGTGCGCGCCCGTGCGCCCGCGACGCAGCCCGGCGAATAG
- a CDS encoding conserved exported hypothetical protein (Evidence 4 : Homologs of previously reported genes of unknown function), which yields MLLQLAIVVCIGFAAAGAALLGFRLFGRRAPKAAAIAAAGLGMLAYTQWERYTWAERTAAALPVDMTVVQTIPYDGALEFWARIWPRADALVVADRAATRTNPDLPGVLLVRTLLLARHAETLELLQYVDCAGRRRAPLLRPGAPPPADEGWIAGGEPAALYAAVCKI from the coding sequence ATGCTGCTGCAACTCGCGATCGTCGTGTGCATCGGGTTCGCCGCCGCGGGTGCGGCGCTGCTGGGATTCCGGCTGTTCGGGCGGCGCGCGCCGAAGGCGGCGGCGATCGCCGCCGCGGGTCTCGGCATGCTCGCCTACACCCAGTGGGAACGCTATACCTGGGCCGAGCGCACCGCAGCCGCCCTGCCGGTAGACATGACGGTGGTGCAGACGATACCCTATGACGGCGCGCTCGAGTTCTGGGCGCGCATCTGGCCGCGCGCCGACGCCCTGGTGGTGGCGGACCGCGCCGCCACCCGCACCAACCCGGATCTTCCGGGCGTACTGCTGGTCCGGACGCTGCTGCTGGCGCGGCACGCCGAGACCCTCGAACTTCTGCAGTACGTGGACTGCGCCGGCCGCCGCCGTGCGCCGCTGCTGCGGCCCGGGGCTCCCCCGCCCGCCGACGAAGGCTGGATCGCGGGCGGAGAACCCGCCGCCCTCTATGCCGCGGTGTGCAAAATCTAA
- a CDS encoding conserved hypothetical protein (Evidence 4 : Homologs of previously reported genes of unknown function): MTPDEPADARPTRLSEDEIRALAVDDIVARLRLVRTRYHMPDTSAFVRYLPRFDPDPEDLSVKIDPYTEKHVSADQTGTFSLAELVTELELAYITVHVFPNRQARDYFIAGMDGILRQVEFIGGRFEWSRLWLTTGTANIGVPIAVFLGQRAAINGRPSVSLIDHRFQVKGRMAYRAVGGSGQHVGEEFFPAGEAEHDFMNLAREPRA; the protein is encoded by the coding sequence ATGACCCCGGACGAACCGGCCGACGCCCGCCCGACGCGTCTTTCCGAAGACGAGATCCGCGCCCTCGCCGTCGACGACATCGTCGCGCGCCTGCGCCTGGTGCGGACCCGCTACCACATGCCCGACACCTCCGCGTTCGTGCGCTATCTGCCGCGCTTCGATCCGGACCCGGAAGACCTCTCGGTGAAGATCGACCCCTATACCGAGAAGCACGTCTCCGCCGATCAGACCGGCACGTTTTCCCTCGCCGAACTGGTGACCGAGCTGGAGCTCGCCTACATCACCGTCCACGTCTTCCCCAACCGTCAGGCGCGCGACTACTTCATCGCCGGAATGGACGGCATCCTCCGCCAGGTCGAGTTCATCGGCGGACGCTTCGAGTGGAGCCGCCTGTGGCTCACCACCGGCACCGCCAACATCGGCGTGCCGATCGCGGTGTTCCTGGGACAGCGGGCGGCGATCAACGGGCGGCCTTCGGTGTCGCTGATCGACCATCGCTTCCAGGTCAAGGGGCGGATGGCGTACCGCGCCGTCGGCGGCTCGGGTCAGCACGTCGGCGAGGAGTTCTTTCCCGCCGGAGAGGCCGAGCACGACTTCATGAACCTCGCGCGGGAGCCCCGGGCATGA
- a CDS encoding conserved membrane hypothetical protein (Evidence 4 : Homologs of previously reported genes of unknown function), whose amino-acid sequence MKARLAALLHALAQSFWLIPALLVAGGVAGAAALLEIDRRGGLPDALDPWLYDGGSTGARTLLGAVASSTIGVAGTVFSITVAALTLAAGQMGPRLLRSFTRDRTNQITLGVYLATFAYALTVLRSVRSETEAGGAFVPGLALSVALLLALACVALLVGFVAHIAGRINVDTVIGLVAEDLAAAIDRLGRAEPPPEPPPPDAWRDAAPVRDDRSGYLVQLDVAGLADWAAANQAAVRLLAGPGDAVFPGAAIALVAPPCAGAAQAIRAATAVGATRAAAVDLLVAARQLVEVAVRALSPGINDPNTAVTVIDRLAAALCRLALLHLDTGAVRRDGRTVLVVPVPDYETLLAEMFDPLRLYGAHNPAVAARMLDALAAVVECEGGALRVGALIRYADRIAADAEREIAAPDDRARVAARRRAFADVRRFGPTARA is encoded by the coding sequence ATGAAGGCGCGGCTGGCCGCCCTCCTCCACGCCCTCGCGCAGTCGTTCTGGCTGATCCCGGCGCTGCTGGTGGCGGGGGGCGTGGCGGGCGCGGCGGCGCTCCTCGAAATCGACCGCCGGGGCGGACTGCCCGATGCCCTCGACCCCTGGCTCTACGACGGCGGCAGCACCGGCGCCCGCACCCTGCTGGGGGCGGTGGCGTCGTCCACCATCGGCGTCGCCGGTACGGTGTTCTCGATCACCGTCGCGGCGCTGACGCTCGCGGCGGGGCAGATGGGGCCGCGCCTGCTGCGCAGCTTCACCCGCGACCGCACCAACCAGATCACCCTCGGCGTCTACCTCGCCACCTTCGCCTACGCGCTCACGGTGCTGCGCAGCGTCCGCTCCGAAACCGAGGCCGGCGGGGCCTTCGTCCCCGGCCTCGCGCTGTCGGTGGCGCTGTTGCTGGCGCTCGCGTGCGTGGCGCTGCTGGTGGGGTTCGTCGCCCATATCGCGGGGCGGATCAACGTCGACACCGTCATCGGACTGGTGGCGGAAGACCTTGCGGCGGCGATCGACCGCCTCGGCCGCGCCGAACCGCCGCCCGAACCGCCGCCGCCGGACGCCTGGCGCGACGCCGCGCCGGTGCGCGACGACCGGAGCGGGTATCTGGTGCAACTGGACGTCGCGGGACTTGCCGACTGGGCGGCGGCGAACCAAGCGGCGGTGCGGCTTCTCGCCGGACCCGGCGACGCGGTGTTTCCGGGAGCGGCGATCGCCCTGGTGGCGCCGCCGTGCGCGGGCGCGGCACAGGCGATTCGCGCCGCCACCGCGGTGGGCGCGACCCGCGCCGCCGCCGTCGACCTGCTGGTGGCGGCGCGGCAACTGGTCGAAGTGGCGGTGCGCGCGCTCTCGCCCGGGATCAACGACCCGAACACCGCCGTCACCGTGATCGACCGTCTTGCCGCCGCCCTCTGCCGTCTCGCGCTCCTCCACCTCGACACCGGCGCGGTGCGCCGCGACGGCCGGACGGTGCTGGTGGTACCGGTTCCCGATTACGAGACGCTGCTGGCGGAAATGTTCGACCCGCTCCGGCTCTACGGCGCGCACAACCCCGCGGTGGCAGCGCGGATGCTCGATGCGCTCGCCGCGGTCGTCGAGTGCGAAGGCGGCGCCCTGCGGGTGGGCGCGCTGATCCGCTACGCCGATCGCATCGCCGCCGACGCGGAGCGGGAGATCGCCGCGCCCGACGACCGCGCGCGGGTGGCGGCGCGGCGTCGGGCCTTCGCCGATGTCCGCCGCTTCGGCCCCACCGCGCGCGCGTGA
- a CDS encoding conserved hypothetical protein (Evidence 4 : Homologs of previously reported genes of unknown function): MTDGLLSESDADHLRRWIGRSETTRDEIVAAQIAAMSATIDRDDPLPANGDAVPPLWHWLFFMPRARRSALGRDGHPALGGFLPPVPLPRRMWAGGRIEWTTPLRIGAAAEKVSTVADVQVKHGKTGPLVFVTVRHEIRQHGAVCLVEEHDIVYRGYDRAGAAPPKPQSAPAVSEFSRTVTPDPVLLFRYSALTFNGHRIHYDRSFCTEEEGYPGLIFHGPLTATLLVDLVRAEVPGARFRSFAFRAVSPLYDTAPFTIHGCKTPQSDDGAYTLWALNPEGALAMQAEARIAV; this comes from the coding sequence ATGACCGATGGCCTGCTGAGCGAAAGCGACGCCGACCACCTGAGGCGCTGGATCGGGCGCAGCGAGACGACGCGCGACGAGATCGTCGCCGCGCAGATCGCCGCGATGTCTGCGACCATCGACCGCGACGATCCGCTGCCCGCCAACGGCGACGCGGTGCCGCCGCTGTGGCACTGGTTGTTCTTCATGCCGCGGGCGCGCCGGTCCGCGCTCGGGCGCGACGGCCATCCGGCGCTCGGCGGTTTTCTTCCGCCGGTGCCGCTGCCGCGGCGGATGTGGGCGGGCGGACGCATCGAGTGGACCACGCCGCTCCGCATCGGCGCGGCGGCCGAAAAGGTTTCGACGGTGGCCGACGTGCAGGTCAAGCACGGCAAGACCGGGCCGCTGGTGTTCGTTACCGTGCGGCACGAGATTCGCCAGCACGGCGCGGTCTGCTTGGTGGAAGAGCACGACATCGTCTACCGCGGCTACGACCGCGCCGGTGCCGCGCCGCCCAAGCCGCAGTCCGCCCCCGCGGTTTCCGAGTTCTCGCGCACCGTGACGCCGGATCCGGTGCTGCTGTTCCGCTATTCGGCGCTGACCTTCAACGGCCACCGCATCCATTACGATCGCAGCTTCTGCACCGAGGAGGAGGGCTATCCCGGCCTGATCTTCCACGGTCCGCTCACCGCCACCCTGCTGGTGGATCTGGTGCGGGCCGAGGTTCCCGGGGCACGGTTTCGGTCGTTTGCGTTCCGGGCGGTCAGCCCGCTGTACGATACCGCTCCGTTCACCATTCACGGCTGCAAGACCCCACAGTCCGATGACGGAGCGTATACCCTCTGGGCCCTGAACCCGGAGGGTGCACTTGCCATGCAGGCGGAGGCCCGGATCGCGGTCTGA
- a CDS encoding conserved membrane hypothetical protein (Evidence 4 : Homologs of previously reported genes of unknown function) — protein MRADRGPFKGLNPVMAAVALAVTFLFVMFGAFRPGLAADWFMGASSGIIALFKWYYILVVAGFLAFSVFLLFSRFGSLKLGDDDQQPEFGYFAWFSMLFGAGMGIGLVFWSIAEPITHFQGNPFLAHGAEGTREAAQVAMRLTYFHWGLHPWAIYVVVGLSLAFFAYRRKLPLSVRSVLYPLIGDRIYGAWGHAADVLAVFGTIFGVATSLGFGVVQMNTGLNRLFGLPVSEGWQLVLIAAISCVATASVVSGVGKGVKILSELNLWLSLAILAFFLAFGPTAFLLNFFVQGIGDYLQNLVPLSFWTNAGAVPEGTSGWQNAWTAFYWGWWIAWAPFVGMFIARISRGRTVREFILGVLLVPALLAILWLTVFGGTALHIEMWGGGGIAAAVKTDVTLALYETLDRVPAGFVGVLASGVATLLIATYFITSSDSGTLVITTLLSVGDMDPPTPHRVVWGLGEGVVAAVLLLSGGLGALQAAAIIAALPFSVIMLFMCWGLVRGLAEEHRLMLRVGGDRGTERMPYDP, from the coding sequence ATGAGGGCGGATCGCGGCCCCTTCAAGGGCCTCAATCCGGTGATGGCGGCGGTGGCGCTGGCGGTCACCTTCCTGTTCGTGATGTTCGGCGCGTTCCGCCCCGGGCTCGCCGCCGACTGGTTCATGGGCGCGAGCAGCGGCATCATCGCCCTGTTCAAGTGGTACTACATCCTCGTCGTCGCCGGATTTCTGGCGTTTTCGGTGTTCCTGCTGTTCAGCCGCTTCGGCAGCCTCAAGCTCGGCGACGACGACCAGCAACCCGAGTTCGGCTATTTCGCCTGGTTCTCGATGCTGTTCGGCGCGGGTATGGGGATCGGCCTGGTATTCTGGTCGATCGCGGAGCCGATCACCCACTTTCAGGGCAACCCTTTCCTCGCCCACGGGGCGGAGGGCACCCGCGAGGCGGCCCAGGTGGCGATGCGCCTCACCTATTTCCACTGGGGCCTGCACCCCTGGGCGATCTACGTCGTCGTCGGGCTGTCGCTGGCGTTCTTCGCCTACCGCCGCAAGCTGCCGCTGTCGGTGCGGTCGGTGCTCTATCCGCTGATCGGCGACCGCATCTACGGCGCCTGGGGGCACGCGGCCGACGTGCTCGCAGTGTTCGGCACGATCTTCGGCGTCGCCACCTCGCTCGGCTTCGGCGTGGTGCAGATGAACACCGGCCTCAACCGGCTGTTCGGCCTGCCGGTGAGCGAGGGCTGGCAGCTCGTACTGATCGCGGCGATCTCGTGCGTCGCCACCGCGTCGGTGGTGTCGGGGGTCGGCAAGGGGGTGAAGATCCTCTCCGAGCTCAATCTCTGGCTCTCGCTCGCGATCCTCGCGTTCTTCCTCGCCTTCGGCCCCACCGCCTTCCTGCTGAATTTCTTCGTCCAGGGAATCGGCGACTATCTGCAGAACCTCGTGCCGCTGTCGTTCTGGACCAACGCCGGAGCGGTTCCCGAGGGCACCAGCGGCTGGCAGAACGCCTGGACCGCGTTCTACTGGGGTTGGTGGATCGCCTGGGCGCCGTTCGTCGGCATGTTCATCGCGCGGATCTCGCGCGGGCGCACGGTGCGCGAGTTCATTCTCGGCGTGCTGCTGGTGCCCGCGCTGCTGGCGATCCTGTGGCTCACGGTGTTCGGCGGCACCGCGCTGCACATCGAGATGTGGGGCGGCGGCGGCATCGCCGCGGCGGTGAAGACGGACGTCACCCTCGCGCTTTACGAAACCCTCGACCGCGTGCCCGCCGGATTCGTGGGCGTGCTGGCCTCGGGCGTCGCGACGCTGCTGATCGCCACCTACTTCATCACCTCGTCGGATTCCGGCACCCTGGTGATCACCACCCTGCTGTCGGTGGGCGACATGGATCCGCCCACGCCGCACCGCGTCGTCTGGGGCCTCGGCGAGGGCGTGGTGGCGGCGGTGCTGCTGCTCTCCGGCGGGCTCGGCGCGTTGCAGGCCGCCGCGATCATCGCGGCGCTGCCGTTCTCGGTGATCATGCTGTTCATGTGCTGGGGACTGGTGCGCGGGCTGGCCGAGGAACACCGCCTGATGCTGCGGGTCGGCGGCGATCGGGGGACCGAACGGATGCCTTACGACCCGTGA
- the gcvA gene encoding Glycine cleavage system transcriptional activator — protein MSRTLPPLVALRSFESAARHLSFKDAAEELSVTPSAVSHQIHNLETFLGVRLFHRMNRALRLSGAGEAYVLKVRMAFDQIEQATRDLTSAAEADVLTLSAPPSLTATWLVPRLKGFRERFPSFDVRVKGTMDDIDYGRDTVDASIRYGYGDWQGVEVEHLSTERMLVLCSPALLRGGVPLERPEDVLRHPLIHSECRLTSWNDWLRAAGVPDAETPGGFRFTHSAHSLRAAADGLGIALENDLMAADYLADGNLVVPFVVDFVVPRPAGYYFVCPTENLLQPKIQAVRAWVRAEFRISDELAMARPSKTAAVG, from the coding sequence GTGAGCCGGACCTTGCCGCCGCTGGTTGCGCTGCGCAGCTTCGAATCCGCAGCGCGCCACTTGAGTTTCAAGGACGCCGCCGAAGAGCTGAGCGTCACGCCGTCGGCGGTCAGTCACCAGATTCACAACCTGGAGACGTTTCTCGGGGTGCGCCTGTTTCATCGCATGAACCGCGCGTTGCGGTTGTCCGGCGCGGGCGAGGCCTACGTGCTCAAGGTGCGGATGGCGTTCGACCAGATCGAGCAGGCGACCCGCGATCTCACCTCCGCCGCCGAGGCCGACGTCCTCACCCTGTCCGCGCCGCCGTCGCTCACCGCCACCTGGCTGGTACCGCGGCTCAAGGGGTTCCGCGAGCGCTTCCCGAGCTTCGACGTGCGCGTCAAGGGCACGATGGACGACATCGACTATGGCCGCGACACCGTCGACGCCTCGATCCGCTACGGCTACGGCGATTGGCAGGGGGTGGAGGTCGAGCATCTCTCGACCGAGCGCATGCTGGTGCTGTGCAGCCCGGCGCTGCTGCGCGGCGGCGTGCCGCTCGAACGGCCGGAAGACGTGCTCCGGCACCCGCTGATCCATTCCGAGTGCCGTCTCACGAGCTGGAACGACTGGCTGCGCGCCGCCGGCGTCCCCGACGCCGAGACCCCCGGCGGTTTCCGGTTCACCCATTCGGCGCATTCGCTGCGGGCGGCGGCCGACGGCCTCGGCATCGCTCTCGAAAACGACCTGATGGCCGCCGACTATCTCGCCGACGGCAATCTCGTGGTGCCGTTCGTGGTCGACTTCGTGGTGCCGCGTCCGGCGGGCTATTACTTCGTCTGCCCGACGGAGAATCTGCTGCAGCCGAAGATCCAGGCGGTGCGCGCGTGGGTGCGCGCCGAGTTCCGGATCTCCGACGAGCTCGCGATGGCGCGCCCGTCGAAGACCGCCGCGGTCGGCTGA
- a CDS encoding Glycoside hydrolase family protein — protein sequence MRRTATLIVTALCAAAAALFFYDKGRATPLPDGVSDKVACVSYAPFNRDQTPFNEDLVIPRAQIEKDLTALSAFTKCVRTYSVDQGLHVVPEIAANLGMKVYLGAWIGCKDEKNRAEIGRLIAAANARPEAIRGLIVGNEVLLRGEQTPAALADYIAELRAGLSQPLPITYADVWEFWIKAPELADAVDFVTIHLLPYWEDDPTPIDGAIRHVMAVWREVSTAFAPKPILIGEVGWPSEGRRREGAEPSLRNQTRFVREFMAAAERAGARYNLIEAFDQPWKRAMEGTVGGAWGFFDADRAEKVFTKGPVVEWPDAGLWTGLAAMLGLLPLAWALIRRETLDAAAAALLALGGWAAGAALSLQVRHMLTASRWIDEWAVNGGWLALSAVAAWLLVRAVAGLPVPVVPLPRGHALSLPVVRFAALAGMAIATLGLLFNARYRDFPVSMFLIYAVGFALLRLPPPPREQKAVALLLAAAALGMLINEGWLNTHAWLWAATAGVLAAATLIRPHGVRG from the coding sequence ATGCGCCGTACCGCCACCTTGATCGTCACCGCCCTCTGCGCCGCCGCCGCGGCGCTGTTTTTCTACGACAAGGGGCGCGCGACGCCGCTTCCCGACGGCGTCTCCGACAAGGTCGCGTGCGTCTCCTACGCGCCGTTCAACCGCGACCAGACGCCGTTCAACGAGGATCTGGTGATCCCGCGGGCGCAGATCGAGAAGGACCTGACGGCCCTGTCCGCCTTCACCAAGTGCGTGCGCACCTATTCGGTCGACCAGGGCCTGCACGTGGTGCCGGAAATCGCCGCGAACCTCGGCATGAAGGTCTATCTCGGCGCCTGGATCGGGTGCAAGGACGAGAAGAACCGGGCCGAGATCGGCCGCCTGATCGCCGCCGCCAACGCCCGGCCGGAAGCGATCCGCGGCCTGATCGTCGGCAACGAGGTGCTGCTGCGCGGCGAGCAGACCCCGGCCGCGCTGGCGGATTACATCGCCGAGCTGCGCGCCGGGCTCTCGCAGCCGCTGCCGATCACCTACGCCGACGTCTGGGAATTCTGGATCAAGGCGCCCGAACTCGCGGACGCGGTCGACTTCGTCACCATCCATCTGCTGCCCTACTGGGAGGACGACCCGACGCCGATCGACGGCGCGATCCGCCACGTCATGGCGGTGTGGCGGGAGGTTTCCACCGCGTTCGCCCCCAAGCCGATCCTGATCGGCGAGGTGGGCTGGCCCTCGGAGGGCCGCCGCCGCGAAGGCGCGGAGCCGAGCCTGCGCAACCAGACCCGGTTCGTGCGCGAGTTCATGGCCGCCGCCGAGCGGGCGGGCGCGCGCTACAACCTGATCGAGGCCTTCGACCAGCCGTGGAAGCGCGCGATGGAAGGCACGGTGGGCGGCGCCTGGGGCTTCTTCGACGCCGACCGCGCGGAAAAGGTGTTCACCAAGGGGCCGGTGGTGGAGTGGCCCGACGCCGGGCTCTGGACCGGCCTTGCCGCCATGCTCGGCCTGCTGCCGCTGGCCTGGGCGCTGATCCGCCGCGAGACGCTGGACGCCGCCGCCGCCGCGCTTCTCGCTCTCGGCGGATGGGCTGCGGGCGCGGCGCTGTCGCTGCAGGTGCGGCACATGCTCACGGCGAGCCGCTGGATCGACGAATGGGCGGTCAACGGCGGCTGGCTGGCGCTCTCGGCGGTCGCCGCGTGGCTTCTGGTGCGGGCCGTCGCCGGGCTGCCGGTGCCGGTGGTGCCGCTGCCGCGCGGCCACGCCCTGTCGCTGCCGGTGGTACGGTTCGCGGCACTCGCGGGCATGGCGATCGCCACTCTCGGGCTGCTGTTCAACGCCCGCTACCGCGATTTCCCGGTGAGCATGTTCCTGATCTACGCGGTCGGCTTCGCGCTGCTGCGCCTGCCGCCGCCGCCGCGCGAACAGAAGGCGGTGGCGTTGCTGCTGGCCGCCGCGGCGCTCGGGATGCTGATCAACGAAGGCTGGCTCAACACCCACGCGTGGCTGTGGGCGGCGACCGCCGGAGTGCTGGCGGCGGCGACCCTGATCAGGCCGCACGGGGTTCGCGGGTAA